A window of the Parambassis ranga chromosome 17, fParRan2.1, whole genome shotgun sequence genome harbors these coding sequences:
- the LOC114449377 gene encoding pancreatic alpha-amylase-like: MKLFILVALFGLSLAQHNPHIKQGRTAIVHLFEWRWADIAAECERFLGPNGFGGVQISPPNEHIVLNNPWRPWWQRYQPISYNLCSRSGSEDELRDMITRCNNVGVNIYVDAVINHMCGAGGGEGTHSSCGSWFSASKKDFPSVPYSAWDFNDHKCKTGSGDIENYDDADQVRNCRLVSLLDLALEKDYVRGKVADFMNKLLDMGVAGFRVDACKHMWPGDLQAVYGRLHNLNTKWFPGGSRPFIVQEVIDLGGESISAREYTHLGRVTEFKYGAKLGTVFRKWNGEKLSYTKNWGEGWGFMANGNALVFVDNHDNQRGHGAGGASIVTFWDSRLHKMAVGYMLAHPYGVARVMSSFRWDRHFVDGKDQNDWMGPPSHGDGSTKPVPINPDQTCGDGWVCEHRWRQIKNMVIFRNVVDGQPHSNWWDNGSNQVAFGRGNRGFIVFNNDDWDLNVTLNTGMPEGVYCDVVSGQKEGSRCTGRQIHVGGDGRAHFNISNRDEDPFVAIHAESKL; the protein is encoded by the exons ATGAAGCTCTTCATTCTGGTGGCTCTGTTTGGGCTCAGCCTCGCCCAGCACAACCCCCACATTAAGCAAGGAAGGACCGCCATCGTCCACCTGTTTGAGTGGCGCTGGGCCGACATCGCAGCAGAGTGCGAGCGCTTTCTGGGTCCAAATGGCTTTGGTGGAGTTCAG ATTTCTCCTCCAAATGAGCACATTGTGCTGAACAATCCCTGGAGGCCCTGGTGGCAGAGATACCAGCCAATCAGCTACAACCTGTGCTCCAGATCTGGCAGTGAGGACGAGCTGAGAGACATGATCACCAGATGTAACAACGTCGGG GTCAACATCTATGTGGATGCTGTCATCAACCACATGTGTGGAGCTGGGGGTGGAGAGGGAACCCACTCTTCATGCGGCAGCTGGTTCAGTGCCAGTAAAAAGGACTTCCCTAGTGTGCCCTATTCTGCCTGGGACTTTAATGACCACAAATGTAAGACAGGCAGCGGCGACATTGAGAACTATGATGACGCTGATCAG GTGCGTAACTGCCGTCTGGTCAGTCTGCTGGATCTCGCCCTGGAGAAAGACTACGTTCGGGGCAAAGTGGCCGACTTCATGAACAAGCTGCTTGACATGGGTGTGGCTGGATTCAGAGTGGACGCCTGCAAACACATGTGGCCCGGTGACCTGCAAGCTGTCTATGGTCGTCTGCACAACCTCAACACCAAGTGGTTCCCTGGTGGCTCCAGACCCTTCATCGTCCAGGAG GTTATCGATCTGGGAGGTGAGTCCATCTCAGCCAGAGAGTATACCCATCTGGGAAGAGTGACTGAGTTCAAATATGGAGCCAAACTCGGAACTGTCTTCAGGAAATGGAACGGAGAGAAGCTGTCTTACACCAA GAACTGGGGAGAGGGATGGGGCTTCATGGCCAATGGCAATGCTCTAGTCTTTGTTGACAACCATGACAACCAGAGAGGCCACGGTGCTGGTGGCGCTTCCATTGTTACCTTCTGGGACTCCAGGCTGCACAAGATGGCTGTTGGCTACATGCTGGCTCATCCTTATGGAGTAGCCAGGGTTATGTCTAGCTTCCGGTGGGACCGCCACTTTGTGGATGGAAAA GACCAGAATGACTGGATGGGCCCTCCTAGCCATGGAGATGGATCCACCAAGCCTGTTCCCATCAACCCTGACCAGACATGTGGAGACGGATGGGTGTGTGAGCACAGATGGCGTCAGATCAA GAACATGGTTATCTTCCGTAACGTGGTTGACGGACAGCCTCACTCCAACTGGTGGGACAACGGGAGCAACCAGGTGGCATTTGGTCGCGGTAATCGTGGTTTCATCGTCTTTAACAATGACGACTG GGACCTGAATGTGACCCTGAACACCGGCATGCCTGAAGGCGTCTACTGTGATGTCGTTTCTGGTCAGAAAGAGGGAAGCAGGTGCACTGGAAGGCAGATCCATGTTGGAGGAGATGGCCGTGCTCACTTCAACATCAGCAACAGAGATGAGGATCCTTTTGTTGCTATTCATGCTGAATCCAAGCTGTAA
- the LOC114449376 gene encoding pancreatic alpha-amylase-like, producing MKLFILVALFGLSIAQHNPHIKQGRTAIVHLFEWRWADIAAECERFLGPNGFGGVQISPPNEHIVLNSPWRPWWQRYQPISYNLCSRSGSEDELRDMITRCNNVGVNIYVDAVINHMCGASGGEGNHSSCGSRFNAGTKDFPSVPYSALDFNNNKCKTSSGDIENYSDVFQVRDCRLVSLLDLALEKDYVRSKVAEYMNKLIDMGVAGFRVDACKHMWPGDLEAVYGRLQNLSTVWFPNNSRPFIFQEVIDLGGEAISAREYFHLGRVTEFKYGAKLGTVFRKWKGEKLVFTRNWGEGWGFMPDGNAVVFIDNHDNQRGHGAGGASIVTFWDSKLHKMAVGYMLAHPYGVARVMSSFRWDRRFVDGKDQNDWMGPPSNSDGSTKPVPINPDQTCGDGWVCEHRWRQIKNMVIFRNVVDGQPHSNWWDNGSNQVAFGRGNRGFIVFNNDDSDLDVTMNTGMSGGTYCDVISGQKEGGTCTGKKIHVGSDGRAHFKISNSEEDPFVAIHAESKL from the exons ATGAAGCTCTTCATTCTGGTGGCTCTGTTTGGGCTCAGCATCGCCCAGCACAACCCCCACATTAAGCAAGGAAGGACCGCCATCGTCCACCTGTTTGAGTGGCGCTGGGCCGACATCGCAGCAGAGTGCGAGCGCTTCCTGGGTCCAAATGGCTTTGGTGGAGTTCAG ATTTCTCCTCCAAATGAGCACATTGTGCTGAACAGTCCCTGGAGGCCCTGGTGGCAGAGATACCAGCCAATCAGCTACAACCTGTGCTCCAGATCTGGCAGTGAGGACGAGCTGAGAGACATGATCACCAGATGTAACAACGTCGGG GTCAACATCTATGTGGACGCCGTCATCAACCACATGTGTGGAGCTAGCGGCGGAGAGGGAAACCACTCTTCATGCGGAAGCAGGTTCAATGCCGGTACAAAGGACTTCCCCAGTGTCCCCTATTCTGCCTTGgactttaacaacaacaaatgtaaGACTAGCAGCGGGGACATTGAAAATTACTCAGATGTCTTCCAG GTCCGAGACTGCCGATTAGTCAGTCTGCTGGATCTCGCCCTGGAGAAAGACTACGTTCGGAGCAAAGTTGCAGAATACATGAACAAGCTGATTGACATGGGTGTGGCTGGATTTAGAGTGGACGCCTGCAAGCACATGTGGCCCGGTGATCTGGAAGCTGTCTACGGGCGTCTGCAGAACCTCAGTACTGTGTGGTTCCCCAACAACTCCAGACCCTTCATCTTCCAGGAG GTTATTGATCTGGGAGGTGAAGCCATCTCAGCCAGAGAGTACTTCCATCTGGGAAGAGTGACTGAGTTCAAATATGGAGCCAAACTGGGAACTGTCTTCAGGAAATGGAAAGGAGAGAAGCTGGTGTTCACCAG GAACTGGGGAGAGGGATGGGGTTTCATGCCCGACGGAAATGCTGTCGTCTTCATTGataaccatgacaaccagagAGGTCATGGTGCCGGCGGTGCTTCCATTGTTACGTTCTGGGACTCCAAGCTGCACAAGATGGCCGTTGGCTACATGCTGGCTCATCCTTATGGAGTGGCCAGGGTCATGTCTAGCTTCCGCTGGGACCGCCGCTTTGTGGATGGAAAA GACCAGAATGACTGGATGGGCCCTCCTAGCAACAGTGATGGATCCACCAAGCCTGTTCCCATCAACCCTGATCAGACATGTGGAGACGGATGGGTGTGTGAGCACAGGTGGCGTCAGATCAA GAACATGGTCATCTTCCGTAACGTGGTTGACGGACAGCCTCACTCCAACTGGTGGGACAACGGGAGCAACCAGGTTGCGTTTGGTCGTGGTAATCGTGGTTTCATCGTCTTTAACAATGACGACAG CGACCTGGATGTGACCATGAACACTGGTATGTCCGGGGGCACCTACTGTGACGTCATTTCTGGCCAGAAAGAAGGTGGCACGTGTACTGGAAAGAAGATCCACGTTGGCAGTGATGGTCGCGCCCACTTCAAGATCAGCAACTCGGAGGAGGATCCCTTCGTTGCTATCCATGCTGAATCCAAGCTGTAG